From a region of the Armatimonas rosea genome:
- a CDS encoding sulfatase family protein produces MERPNILFIFSDDHALNAISAYGGPLARLAPTPHIDRIAREGAIFNSSFCANSICGPSRACILTGKHSHVNGFVDNDNSKFDGTQWTFPKAFQAAGYQTAIIGKWHLVTDPTGFDYWEILPGQGNYYNPDFLQQGGGRKRYPGHVTALTTKLALDWLDKNRDKSKPFVLMCQHKAPHRNWMIAPEHFTVFKDTVFPEPKSLFDNYANRASTLKTQKMQIDADMTWTSDLKVLPNPLGQENDKVGELNRMTPDQAAAWKAAYAAENKALLAKFPTMSEADKLHWKYQRYLKDYLRCVRGVDESVGELLDYLDKSGLAKNTVVIYSSDQGFYLGEHGWFDKRWMFEESVKMPFLIRWPGVVKPGSKPDALIQNIDYAATFLEMAGIPAPKDLQGESIVPILKTGKTPRSWRKAIYYRYSGEQTHNVAPHDGVRTDRHKLIYFPSTKEWNLFDLKRDPNELRSVHTDPGYAGVLAELKVLYVKLRAEYKAPEW; encoded by the coding sequence ATGGAACGGCCCAACATTCTCTTTATTTTCTCCGACGACCACGCGCTCAATGCGATCTCGGCCTACGGCGGCCCGCTGGCGCGGCTCGCACCCACTCCGCACATCGACCGCATCGCCCGTGAGGGAGCGATCTTTAACAGCTCGTTCTGTGCCAACTCGATCTGCGGGCCATCGCGGGCCTGTATCCTGACCGGCAAGCACTCGCATGTCAATGGCTTTGTGGACAACGACAACTCCAAGTTCGATGGCACGCAGTGGACCTTTCCCAAGGCATTTCAGGCAGCAGGTTACCAGACCGCGATTATCGGCAAGTGGCACCTGGTCACCGACCCAACTGGCTTCGACTACTGGGAGATCCTCCCCGGCCAGGGCAACTACTACAACCCGGACTTCCTGCAGCAGGGCGGCGGCAGAAAGCGCTACCCCGGCCATGTCACCGCGCTGACCACCAAGCTCGCGCTGGACTGGCTGGACAAGAACCGCGACAAGAGCAAGCCCTTTGTCCTCATGTGCCAGCACAAGGCACCGCACCGCAACTGGATGATCGCCCCCGAGCACTTCACGGTCTTCAAGGACACGGTCTTCCCCGAGCCCAAGAGCCTCTTCGACAACTACGCCAACCGAGCTAGCACGCTCAAGACCCAGAAGATGCAGATCGATGCCGACATGACCTGGACATCGGACTTGAAGGTCTTGCCCAACCCGCTGGGACAAGAGAACGACAAGGTGGGTGAGCTCAACCGGATGACACCCGACCAAGCGGCGGCGTGGAAGGCGGCGTATGCGGCGGAGAACAAGGCACTTTTGGCGAAGTTCCCCACCATGAGCGAGGCCGACAAGCTCCACTGGAAGTACCAGCGCTACCTCAAAGACTACCTCCGGTGTGTTCGCGGGGTCGATGAGAGTGTCGGGGAGCTGCTGGACTATCTGGACAAGAGCGGGCTGGCGAAGAACACAGTCGTCATCTACTCGTCGGACCAAGGCTTCTATCTCGGGGAGCACGGCTGGTTTGATAAGCGCTGGATGTTCGAGGAGTCGGTGAAGATGCCGTTTCTGATCCGCTGGCCCGGCGTGGTCAAGCCCGGCTCCAAGCCCGACGCGCTGATCCAGAATATCGACTACGCCGCGACTTTCCTGGAGATGGCCGGCATTCCCGCTCCCAAGGACCTCCAGGGCGAGAGTATCGTTCCGATCCTCAAGACCGGCAAGACCCCACGAAGCTGGCGCAAGGCGATCTACTACCGCTACAGCGGCGAGCAGACCCACAATGTCGCCCCCCACGACGGTGTCCGCACCGACCGCCACAAGCTGATCTACTTCCCTAGCACCAAGGAGTGGAACCTCTTCGACCTCAAGCGCGACCCCAACGAGCTGCGCTCCGTCCACACCGACCCCGGCTACGCCGGCGTCCTCGCAGAGCTGAAGGTGCTCTACGTGAAGCTAAGAGCGGAGTACAAAGCACCGGAGTGGTAG
- a CDS encoding alpha-L-arabinofuranosidase C-terminal domain-containing protein, whose product MQPDLTLTVDGARPGPRLSPILHGIFFEEINHAGDGGLYPEKLRNRDFSEGTAHWEAFGGAKATTEGNALTLTGPGGVRTEGYWGIGLERGKKLVLSLEATNPIAATLVSPQGKVLAQATLKAGKGQVGLTPGASCPDARLELRPVAFPVVLKNPSLMPTETRGQAKLRKDLATLVAAMKPSFVRFPGGCYVEGDRIGDRFIWKGTLGDPNQRGGTRCIWGYKGTNGLGFHEYLLWCDDLKAEPLFVINCGMSHKDVTPLSQMDAVIQDALDALEYANGDPNTTKWGAERAKNGHPKPFGLKLIEIGNENGGPRYNERYKLLFDAIKKKHPYVRTIANDWGGLPTSAPIEIVDEHYYNTPQFFFEQANRYDSYDRKKHKVYVGEYAVTQGCGQGNLIAALGEAAFITGMERNSDVVVMASYAPLFVNANNRAWNPDAIVFNSSEAFGTPSYWVQQLFSTNRGDVVLPTKLVSSPKSGDQGATAEARGGVGVGTWRTDAEYKEVAVDGKPVTLTPGQGSWQKTAEGGLRQTNAQGDDFRATGGDPNASNYTLTLKAKKNGGDEGFLIMFYSRSAGDFLWWNLGGWGNTRHEIERAVSGGKSSLLRPQVQGKIETGRWYDIKIECLGPRIKCYLDGKLLHDITLPPPPSAIHAVTTRDEKTGDILVKLVNGGKSAHTTTINLQNVGKLTGKGTATVLTHTDPQAENSFAQPTRIAPVTKPLTGVAPSFTYDAPAYSVSILRLKTR is encoded by the coding sequence ATGCAACCTGACCTAACCCTTACCGTGGACGGTGCTCGTCCCGGCCCTCGTCTCTCCCCGATCCTCCATGGGATCTTCTTTGAGGAGATCAACCACGCCGGCGATGGCGGCCTCTACCCCGAGAAGCTCCGCAACCGTGACTTCTCCGAGGGGACCGCGCACTGGGAGGCCTTTGGCGGCGCAAAGGCAACCACCGAGGGCAACGCGCTCACCCTCACCGGCCCCGGCGGCGTCCGCACCGAGGGCTACTGGGGAATCGGGTTGGAGCGTGGCAAGAAGCTGGTACTCTCTCTGGAGGCGACCAACCCCATCGCGGCAACCCTGGTGAGCCCGCAGGGGAAGGTGCTCGCGCAGGCGACGCTCAAGGCGGGTAAGGGCCAGGTCGGCCTCACGCCCGGCGCTTCCTGCCCGGATGCGCGCCTGGAGCTACGGCCGGTCGCCTTCCCTGTCGTCCTGAAGAACCCGTCGCTCATGCCCACCGAGACACGGGGGCAGGCCAAGCTCCGTAAAGACCTAGCGACTCTCGTGGCGGCGATGAAGCCCAGCTTCGTGCGCTTCCCCGGCGGCTGCTATGTCGAGGGAGACCGGATCGGAGACCGCTTTATCTGGAAAGGCACCCTGGGCGATCCCAATCAGCGCGGCGGCACCCGCTGTATCTGGGGCTACAAGGGCACCAACGGCCTCGGCTTCCATGAGTACTTGCTCTGGTGCGACGATCTCAAGGCGGAGCCGCTCTTTGTGATCAACTGCGGGATGAGCCATAAAGATGTCACGCCTCTGAGCCAGATGGACGCCGTGATCCAGGACGCGCTCGATGCCCTGGAGTACGCCAACGGGGATCCCAACACGACCAAGTGGGGAGCAGAGCGGGCGAAAAACGGCCACCCTAAGCCCTTTGGCTTGAAGCTGATCGAGATCGGTAATGAGAACGGCGGCCCGCGCTACAACGAGCGCTACAAGCTGCTCTTTGATGCGATCAAGAAAAAGCACCCCTATGTCCGCACCATCGCCAACGACTGGGGAGGCCTGCCAACGTCTGCGCCCATCGAGATCGTCGACGAGCACTACTACAACACGCCGCAGTTCTTCTTTGAGCAGGCCAACCGCTACGATAGCTACGACCGGAAAAAGCACAAGGTCTATGTGGGCGAGTACGCTGTGACACAGGGCTGTGGTCAGGGGAACCTGATCGCGGCGCTCGGGGAGGCGGCCTTTATCACCGGCATGGAGCGCAACTCCGATGTGGTCGTGATGGCGAGCTACGCCCCCCTCTTTGTCAATGCCAACAACCGCGCCTGGAACCCCGATGCCATTGTCTTCAACTCCAGCGAGGCCTTTGGAACGCCTTCCTACTGGGTGCAGCAGCTCTTCTCCACCAACCGCGGCGATGTGGTCCTCCCCACGAAGCTCGTCTCTTCCCCCAAGAGTGGGGACCAAGGGGCCACTGCGGAAGCGCGGGGCGGTGTGGGAGTGGGCACCTGGCGCACCGATGCGGAGTACAAAGAGGTTGCGGTCGATGGCAAGCCCGTCACGCTGACACCTGGCCAAGGGAGCTGGCAGAAGACCGCAGAGGGCGGCCTGCGCCAGACCAATGCCCAAGGCGATGACTTCCGTGCCACGGGCGGCGACCCGAACGCCAGCAACTACACCCTCACCCTCAAGGCCAAGAAAAACGGCGGCGACGAGGGCTTTCTGATCATGTTCTACTCCCGCAGTGCCGGGGACTTCCTCTGGTGGAACCTAGGCGGCTGGGGCAACACGCGCCACGAGATCGAGCGGGCCGTGAGCGGCGGCAAGAGCAGCCTCCTGCGACCACAAGTGCAGGGGAAGATCGAGACGGGCCGCTGGTACGATATCAAGATCGAGTGCCTGGGGCCGCGTATCAAGTGCTACCTCGACGGCAAGCTCCTCCACGACATCACCCTCCCCCCACCGCCCTCCGCGATCCATGCGGTAACCACACGCGACGAGAAAACCGGCGATATTCTGGTGAAGCTGGTCAACGGCGGCAAGAGCGCCCACACCACGACCATCAACCTCCAGAATGTCGGGAAGCTCACGGGCAAGGGCACGGCAACCGTTCTCACCCACACCGACCCGCAGGCCGAGAACTCCTTCGCCCAGCCCACCCGGATCGCCCCCGTGACCAAGCCACTCACCGGAGTCGCCCCCAGCTTCACCTACGATGCCCCGGCCTACTCGGTCAGCATCCTGCGGCTGAAGACACGGTAA
- a CDS encoding GDSL-type esterase/lipase family protein — MRSATAPQPLTRGGFLRALALSLTSPLGALQGCGSSGSSSPEPLTALAPSSRILFQGDSITESDRGRDASSDYPLGVGYALLIAARYTSVFPEHKLVFLNRGIRNNTVSDLAARWQRDTLELKPDILSILIGINDTGSTPLDRFEPTYDKLLEETRTALPSVRFVLMEPFFLPSSNAITFSAEWAAELAERQRLTARLAEKHRAALVSCQHLFTEASKRAPAESWLWDGIHPTDAGHQLLADAWVEAVQEAKWGSSL, encoded by the coding sequence GTGAGGAGCGCGACCGCTCCGCAGCCCCTCACCCGAGGTGGTTTTCTAAGAGCGCTGGCACTCTCCCTGACGAGTCCACTGGGAGCTCTCCAGGGCTGTGGCAGTAGTGGAAGCTCGAGCCCAGAGCCGCTTACTGCCCTCGCCCCGAGCTCCCGTATCCTCTTTCAAGGGGACTCGATCACGGAGAGTGACCGTGGTCGCGACGCCAGCTCCGACTATCCCTTGGGCGTAGGCTATGCACTGCTCATCGCTGCCCGGTACACGTCGGTCTTCCCCGAGCACAAGCTGGTGTTTCTGAACCGGGGCATCCGCAACAATACAGTCTCGGATCTCGCAGCGCGCTGGCAGCGCGATACGCTGGAGCTCAAGCCCGATATTCTAAGTATCTTGATCGGCATCAACGACACGGGCAGTACCCCTCTCGATCGCTTTGAGCCCACCTACGACAAGCTCCTGGAAGAGACACGCACCGCGCTTCCGAGTGTCCGTTTTGTGCTGATGGAGCCCTTCTTCCTGCCCAGTAGCAATGCCATCACCTTTAGTGCGGAGTGGGCTGCGGAGCTGGCGGAGCGGCAGCGCCTCACGGCGCGGCTGGCGGAAAAACACCGTGCGGCTCTGGTGTCCTGCCAGCACCTCTTCACCGAGGCGAGCAAGCGTGCGCCCGCTGAGAGCTGGCTCTGGGATGGCATCCATCCCACCGATGCGGGCCACCAGCTCCTCGCCGATGCCTGGGTGGAGGCGGTGCAAGAAGCGAAGTGGGGAAGTAGCCTCTGA
- a CDS encoding SGNH/GDSL hydrolase family protein, translating into MMIQKRTDALVAFAPNSRILFQGDSITDGNRGRSADPNHILGHGYAFIIAAKHGAAFPERKLVFLNRGISGNQVTDLAARWQRDTLELKPDLLSILIGVNDNGRAPLDIFEPTYDKLLTEARADNPKLRLVLLEPFCLPVGHTLERGEAWGAELTERQKLTARLAKKHDAVLVPCQRVFTDACKRASADYWIWDGIHPTYSGHQLLADAWVEAVRKAKWSK; encoded by the coding sequence ATGATGATCCAAAAACGTACGGACGCCCTCGTGGCCTTTGCTCCTAACTCACGCATTCTCTTCCAGGGCGACTCGATCACCGATGGCAACCGCGGTCGTAGCGCCGACCCGAACCATATCCTGGGCCACGGCTACGCCTTTATTATCGCCGCCAAGCACGGCGCGGCCTTCCCGGAGCGCAAGCTGGTCTTTCTGAACCGAGGCATCAGTGGCAACCAGGTCACCGATCTTGCCGCCCGCTGGCAGCGCGACACGCTGGAGCTCAAGCCGGACCTGCTGAGCATCTTGATCGGGGTTAATGACAATGGCCGCGCCCCGCTCGATATCTTCGAGCCGACCTACGACAAGCTCCTCACGGAAGCCCGAGCGGACAATCCCAAGCTGCGCTTGGTGCTCCTTGAGCCGTTCTGCCTGCCGGTTGGGCACACGCTGGAGCGCGGCGAGGCCTGGGGCGCGGAGCTGACGGAGCGGCAGAAGCTCACGGCACGGCTGGCGAAGAAGCACGATGCGGTACTCGTCCCCTGCCAGCGTGTCTTCACCGATGCCTGCAAGCGCGCGAGCGCCGACTACTGGATCTGGGACGGTATTCATCCCACCTACTCCGGCCACCAGCTCCTCGCGGATGCCTGGGTGGAGGCCGTGCGCAAGGCCAAGTGGAGCAAGTAG
- a CDS encoding WD40 repeat domain-containing protein: MRLLRKLLNRPVLEKFLGTQLCVGVFSADSTVLYGGGFEFQLDQHHGWLWAWETATGKLLWESKVEGPVYSLALSPDGKTLLTAGVQSANSETWGAATLWEAQTGALRQVFQTSEGAAQTNDVFFTPDGARVLGGFQTGIQVWETVTGAPLDFWQLPAGKTGWPSNLHFSKDGSMVLVAATGWNSGKAGVPGGEGFVQLWDAHSGAMLSTFPSTERYAALSRDGKHVVLAKQRLQKRRNNHSERLWRVALHAVGSDLPQAESPELPAAFDLTALAFTHDGMVVLNGEFCKPWRVIRPWHFLWNPITGKLSATEPPLEDVSPDGKIYLKCNGGGYQSRPPLGTLFATKTHQKLCDLEGRAGYA; this comes from the coding sequence ATGCGACTCCTGAGAAAGCTCCTGAACCGCCCCGTTTTAGAAAAATTCCTGGGCACTCAGCTCTGCGTAGGAGTCTTCTCAGCAGACAGTACAGTGCTCTATGGGGGTGGCTTCGAGTTCCAGCTCGACCAGCATCACGGCTGGCTGTGGGCGTGGGAGACGGCCACGGGAAAGCTCCTCTGGGAATCAAAAGTGGAGGGCCCCGTCTACTCCCTCGCTCTCTCCCCCGATGGCAAGACACTTCTCACGGCGGGGGTGCAGAGTGCCAATAGCGAGACTTGGGGCGCGGCCACGCTCTGGGAAGCGCAGACCGGCGCGCTACGTCAGGTATTTCAGACTTCCGAGGGAGCAGCCCAGACCAACGATGTTTTCTTCACTCCTGACGGCGCACGGGTTTTAGGGGGCTTTCAGACAGGGATCCAAGTCTGGGAGACAGTGACCGGAGCGCCGCTCGACTTCTGGCAGCTACCTGCTGGAAAGACCGGCTGGCCTTCAAATCTGCACTTCTCCAAAGATGGCTCCATGGTGCTGGTGGCTGCAACAGGCTGGAACAGTGGCAAGGCCGGAGTCCCCGGCGGTGAGGGCTTTGTCCAGCTCTGGGATGCCCACTCCGGTGCCATGCTCTCCACCTTTCCCAGCACCGAGCGCTACGCCGCGCTCTCTCGTGATGGCAAGCACGTGGTACTCGCAAAGCAACGGCTTCAAAAGCGTCGCAACAACCACTCCGAGCGTCTCTGGAGAGTCGCGCTTCACGCGGTCGGCTCCGACCTGCCACAGGCAGAATCCCCCGAGCTTCCCGCAGCGTTCGACCTCACAGCGCTTGCGTTCACTCACGACGGCATGGTTGTTCTTAACGGTGAGTTCTGTAAGCCCTGGAGAGTGATTCGTCCCTGGCACTTCCTCTGGAACCCTATCACGGGCAAGCTCTCCGCCACCGAGCCCCCTTTGGAGGATGTCTCACCAGACGGCAAGATTTACCTGAAATGCAATGGGGGAGGCTACCAGAGCCGCCCGCCGCTGGGGACGCTCTTTGCTACCAAGACCCACCAGAAGCTCTGTGATCTGGAAGGACGTGCTGGCTATGCGTAG
- a CDS encoding TIGR00730 family Rossman fold protein produces the protein MSNAKAICVYCGSSSKAKPVYFEAAQALGTALAARGWSLVYGGASCGLMGTVADAALAAGGKVIGVLPDFMEDRELAHTGITELHIVGSMHERKAKMAELADGFIALPGGFGTLDEMFEVLTWAQIAIHTKPCAFYNVAGFYDPLFAFLDHMSAEGLLRPHHRDLPLVHPELEPLLDLIAAHEGRPDDKWEQV, from the coding sequence ATGAGCAATGCAAAGGCAATCTGTGTGTACTGTGGGTCGTCGTCGAAGGCCAAGCCGGTGTACTTTGAGGCGGCCCAGGCGCTGGGGACGGCGCTAGCGGCGCGGGGCTGGAGCCTGGTCTACGGCGGGGCGAGCTGTGGGCTGATGGGGACCGTGGCCGATGCGGCCCTGGCGGCGGGGGGCAAGGTGATCGGGGTGCTCCCGGATTTTATGGAGGACCGCGAGCTGGCCCACACGGGAATCACCGAGCTGCACATTGTCGGCTCCATGCACGAGCGCAAGGCAAAGATGGCCGAGCTCGCCGATGGCTTTATCGCGCTTCCGGGCGGCTTTGGGACGCTCGACGAGATGTTCGAGGTGCTCACGTGGGCGCAGATCGCGATCCACACCAAGCCCTGCGCCTTCTACAATGTGGCAGGCTTCTACGATCCTCTCTTTGCGTTTCTAGACCACATGTCTGCCGAGGGCCTGCTCCGTCCGCACCACCGCGACCTGCCGCTGGTCCACCCCGAGCTGGAGCCGCTTCTCGATCTCATCGCTGCCCACGAAGGCCGCCCCGACGACAAGTGGGAGCAGGTATAG
- a CDS encoding class I SAM-dependent methyltransferase yields the protein MQPKSTVEEIRARFDADVERFSNLETGQTATMDAALALELVAQTAAAVTPGARHVLDLGCGAGNYTLKQLQFLPNLDCTLVDLSQPMLTRAQERVSVATNGAVTTLQSDLRELRLAPESVDIILAAAVLHHLRDESEWEAVFAALFAALCPGGALWIFDLVEHSDATVQALQWQRYGDYLTSFKNEAYREQVFAYIAKEDTPRPLLWQCDLLARVGFSRVDILHKNGPFAAFGAIK from the coding sequence ATGCAACCCAAGTCCACGGTCGAGGAGATTCGCGCTCGCTTCGATGCCGATGTCGAGCGCTTCTCCAACCTAGAGACCGGCCAGACCGCCACGATGGACGCCGCCCTGGCGCTTGAGCTGGTCGCGCAGACCGCCGCCGCTGTTACGCCCGGTGCGCGCCATGTGCTGGACCTGGGCTGTGGCGCGGGCAACTACACGCTCAAGCAGCTCCAGTTTCTGCCCAACCTCGACTGCACTCTGGTCGATCTCTCCCAGCCCATGCTGACCCGCGCCCAAGAGCGCGTCTCGGTGGCAACAAATGGGGCGGTCACGACACTCCAGTCCGATCTACGGGAGCTACGCCTCGCCCCGGAGTCTGTGGATATTATTCTGGCCGCGGCGGTCCTGCACCACCTGCGCGACGAGAGCGAGTGGGAGGCCGTCTTTGCCGCGCTCTTTGCTGCACTCTGTCCAGGTGGGGCGCTCTGGATCTTCGACCTGGTCGAGCACTCCGATGCCACGGTCCAAGCCCTCCAGTGGCAGCGCTACGGTGACTATCTCACTAGCTTCAAGAACGAGGCGTATCGGGAGCAAGTCTTTGCCTATATCGCCAAGGAAGACACCCCGCGTCCGCTACTCTGGCAGTGCGATTTGCTGGCGCGTGTCGGCTTCTCGCGGGTGGACATCCTCCATAAAAACGGTCCCTTCGCTGCCTTCGGTGCGATAAAATAA
- a CDS encoding Uma2 family endonuclease, which produces MTTTAEQRETTQVPGITRPMTYEEYLVSPKECARYDILDGWKVYRLYGEKQMPAPTTQHQTIALNLAEMFRAFERQTRQAKTIIAPRDVMVTLRPIHTRQPDVMLISHDRLARNAPADDPSPLAPAPELVVEIVSPSDRPSVLDAKIADYRAVDVKEIWLARSGSATLEVKRLSLQEIETVATYQRGESVQSLIFPELSVPVDAIFEE; this is translated from the coding sequence ATGACAACCACTGCTGAACAGCGCGAAACGACGCAGGTTCCGGGCATCACACGCCCTATGACCTATGAGGAGTATCTTGTTTCGCCTAAGGAATGCGCCCGCTACGACATCCTGGATGGTTGGAAAGTCTATCGCCTCTATGGAGAGAAACAAATGCCTGCCCCAACCACACAGCACCAAACCATTGCATTGAATCTCGCGGAGATGTTTCGTGCTTTTGAGCGTCAAACTCGGCAGGCAAAGACAATCATTGCACCGCGTGATGTGATGGTGACCCTGCGACCAATCCATACACGTCAGCCCGATGTCATGCTTATTAGCCATGACCGCCTCGCACGAAATGCTCCTGCGGACGATCCTTCGCCCCTCGCTCCTGCTCCTGAGCTTGTTGTCGAGATTGTCTCGCCGTCAGACCGCCCTTCTGTTTTGGATGCCAAGATCGCGGACTATCGTGCTGTTGATGTCAAAGAGATCTGGCTGGCACGCTCTGGCAGCGCGACTCTTGAAGTGAAGCGTCTCTCCCTTCAGGAAATAGAAACGGTTGCTACGTATCAGCGTGGAGAGAGTGTGCAGTCTCTTATTTTCCCTGAGCTTAGCGTGCCCGTTGATGCGATTTTTGAAGAATAA
- the leuD gene encoding 3-isopropylmalate dehydratase small subunit, whose product MKPFTKITGVAAPMDRVNVDTDQIIPKQFLKRIERTGFGEFLFFDWRYEADGTTPNPAFELNDPKLAGAQVLVTGKNFGCGSSREHAPWALEDYGFRSIIAPSYADIFYNNCFKNGMLPIVLPEETVYDLMGRLQSELGAEVTVDLETYTITGPGGFTATFTVDDFRRHCLLNGLDDIGLTLQNEPDITAFEAKRAAA is encoded by the coding sequence ATGAAACCTTTTACGAAAATTACCGGAGTTGCGGCCCCCATGGACCGCGTGAATGTGGACACAGATCAGATCATCCCCAAGCAGTTCTTAAAGCGCATTGAGCGTACGGGCTTTGGGGAGTTTCTGTTCTTCGACTGGCGCTACGAGGCCGATGGCACGACTCCCAACCCCGCCTTTGAGCTCAACGACCCGAAGCTGGCCGGCGCGCAGGTCTTGGTGACGGGCAAGAACTTTGGCTGTGGCTCGTCGCGCGAGCACGCACCCTGGGCACTGGAGGACTACGGCTTCCGTAGCATCATCGCCCCCAGCTATGCCGATATCTTCTACAACAACTGCTTCAAGAACGGCATGCTCCCGATTGTCCTGCCCGAGGAGACGGTCTACGACCTCATGGGGCGCTTGCAGAGTGAGCTCGGCGCAGAGGTGACGGTCGATCTGGAGACCTACACCATCACCGGCCCCGGTGGCTTCACCGCGACCTTCACGGTCGATGACTTCCGCCGCCACTGCCTGCTCAACGGCCTCGATGATATCGGCCTCACCCTCCAGAACGAGCCGGACATCACCGCATTCGAGGCCAAGCGAGCCGCCGCATGA
- a CDS encoding SDR family NAD(P)-dependent oxidoreductase — translation MSKTVLDLFQLTGRRALVTGGGKGLGRVMAQALAEAGADVALVSRTQADVDSAAAEIAAATGRRIVPFAADVTRASEVAAMAGAIERGLEGPVDILINNAGVNIRGNLADLTEDEFDAVLSVNLKAPFLVSKQFAPGMAERGWGRVINLGSILSVIGVAGRVPYASSKAAILGMTRVLALEYATKGVTVNAICPGPFATDMNKPLLENPEAYAAFVAKIPMGRWGELHEITGSAVFLASDAASFITGTTLFVDGGWTAQ, via the coding sequence ATGAGCAAGACCGTTCTTGATTTATTCCAGCTGACGGGCCGACGTGCCCTGGTGACGGGCGGCGGCAAGGGGCTGGGGCGTGTGATGGCGCAGGCGCTGGCGGAGGCGGGGGCAGATGTAGCCCTAGTGAGCCGCACGCAGGCCGATGTGGACAGTGCCGCGGCGGAGATTGCTGCCGCAACCGGTCGCCGGATCGTCCCGTTTGCCGCCGATGTGACCCGCGCATCGGAGGTGGCCGCGATGGCAGGGGCGATCGAGCGGGGGCTGGAAGGGCCGGTGGATATCCTCATCAACAACGCCGGGGTCAATATCCGTGGCAACCTCGCCGACCTCACCGAGGACGAGTTCGATGCGGTGCTCTCAGTCAACCTCAAGGCACCGTTTCTGGTCTCCAAGCAGTTCGCGCCGGGAATGGCCGAGCGTGGCTGGGGGCGTGTGATCAACCTCGGCTCGATCCTCTCCGTGATCGGGGTGGCCGGGCGTGTCCCGTATGCCTCATCCAAAGCGGCGATTTTAGGCATGACCCGCGTCCTGGCGCTGGAGTACGCCACCAAGGGCGTGACCGTGAATGCGATCTGCCCCGGCCCGTTTGCCACGGACATGAACAAGCCCCTCCTAGAGAACCCCGAGGCCTACGCTGCGTTTGTGGCCAAGATCCCCATGGGCCGCTGGGGCGAGCTCCACGAGATCACGGGGAGCGCGGTCTTCCTCGCCTCCGATGCCGCGAGCTTTATCACCGGAACGACACTCTTTGTCGATGGCGGCTGGACTGCCCAGTAG